The following proteins come from a genomic window of Musa acuminata AAA Group cultivar baxijiao chromosome BXJ1-7, Cavendish_Baxijiao_AAA, whole genome shotgun sequence:
- the LOC135678100 gene encoding protein ETHYLENE-INSENSITIVE 2-like isoform X1, producing METAGHVASNLFPSLGPALMISMGYIDLGKWVAAVEGGARFGYDLVFLVLFFNLTAIFCQYLATCVGMVTQKNLAQICSEEYCRSACIALGVQAALSMITSELTMILGIAYGINLLTSVDLWACICLAAVGAVFLPFITLLGKRLNEEIYIIIAGFSLLFYVLGVLISQPEIPLVMDVIFPKLSGENSYLLMALLGSNIMAHNFYIQSSIVQRQRVLPNATMGALFHDHFFAIVFIFTSIFLVNYVLINSAAAFFNSTDIVFSFQDVSLLIDQVFGTPIAPIAIFLVLLFSSQITSLTWNIGGRLILQYLFGANLSSWVHHFFVKALSVVPALCCATCAGSEGIYQLLIFCQIIQAMLLPSSVIPLFRVASSRSLMRAFKISWHMEILALFAFFGMLASNVIFITEMLFGNSSWINNLGGTMGTTARVPYAVILLLACTSIVFMLYLAVTPLKSVSDGPENEIWTSHTWKYQHELSEVREDDDQDKIASDEDQMFPAEPTLENSTESHHDKSVIEVNLLQSGTTMDPEDEHYQSHNSNDNGPCTSPVYSTVEPIPINEVDLETVDKLSAGNSSDPSVLKRVDQMEPVQKDLALEGDNYTDKDSEGTLELEESLREPMSATATEDSGSVHCVKVQGFDGGNGSGSLSKLSGLGRAARRQLAAILDEFWGYLFDFHGKLTQEAMVKKFDVLLGMDTKAVNFSVKMDAVTESSNSFFKDTDRATIFPANSIEYNSPKGRNLSSLEFLYGAKMGMTSWSHDMHLSNTPLQSSSSSLLEPVQKTYSSLHLPQYSDNRDYQPATIHGYQIASNVKGIGAGRSPYSSYASLDPPTTIKSAVPFVPSLRDSVSYAHRQAGLNSLRTSGLHNPTVSRASGVQIEAPYYDHGFVESIESVDSSSYAKKYHSSPDISALIAASRNALMNEMKWGEPIGPKPFLGRMTSGQSQFNPLSKTGFPLAFDEISPPKLHEDVFSLQSNLNQSAKSLWSRQPFEQLFGVMNREQSRGDESLNDRMRIASRETLSYSELEAKLLQALQFCIVKLLNLEGSDWLFRQNGGCDEELVNQVVLNVKTLRESGTHEINQLYSSEIQYSSSVRKPILVQKNEDADSAFPLSLPNCGESCIWRASLVVSFGVWCVRRILELSLVESRPELWGKYTYVLNRLQGILDLAFLKPRRPLANCLCFEEQLKDMKTFNCSLPNISYKIGKPIKGSFTTANMILDIIKDVEIAVAGRKGRTGTAAGDIAFPKGKENLASVLKRYKRRLSNKFPGAHEGTSARKTPANSLVL from the exons ATGGAAACAGCTGGACACGTAGCATCTAATCTTTTCCCTTCTCTTGGTCCTGCACTTATGATATCTATGGGATATATTGACCTTGGAAAGTGGGTGGCAGCTGTGGAGGGCGGGGCCCGATTTGGATATGATCTTGTGTTCTTAGTACTCTTCTTCAATTTAACTGCAATTTTTTGCCAGTACCTTGCGACATGTGTTGGCATGGTCACACAAAAGAATCTTGCCCAG ATTTGCAGCGAGGAATATTGCAGATCGGCATGCATAGCATTGGGAGTTCAAGCAGCATTATCCATGATTACTTCTGAACTTACTATG ATACTGGGAATTGCATATGGGATCAATCTTTTAACCAGTGTTGACTTATGGGCGTGCATCTGTTTAGCTGCAGTCGGTGCTGTTTTCCTGCCATTTATCACCTTGTTG GGGAAAAGGTTGAATGAAGAAATATACATAATCATAGCAGGGTTTTCTTTGCTATTTTATGTACTTGGTGTACTAATTAGTCAACCAGAAATCCCTCTTGTTATGGATGTGATTTTTCCCAAGCTGAGTGGCGAAAATTCCTACTTGCTTATGGCTCTTCTTGGTTCAAATATAATGGCACATAACTTCTATATCCAATCTTCAATTGTCCAG CGGCAGAGAGTACTTCCAAATGCTACAATGGGTGCCTTATTTCATGACCATTTTTTCGCGATCGTGTTCATTTTTACCAGCATCTTTCTGGTGAATTATGTCCTGATCAACTCAGCAGCAGCATTTTTTAACAGTACAGATATTGTGTTCAGTTTTCAAGATGTTTCTTTGCTGATAGACCAG GTTTTTGGGACTCCTATTGCACCTATCGCAATTTTTCTGGTCCTCCTCTTCTCTAGTCAGATTACTTCTCTAACTTGGAATATTGGAGGGCGACTGATCTTGCAATATCTTTTTGGTGCAAACCTCTCATCGTGGGTTCATCATTTCTTTGTTAAAGCTCTTTCCGTTGTTCCAGCTCTCTGCTGCGCAACATGTGCAGGTTCTGAAGGGATATATCAGTTGCTTATTTTCTGTCAAATCATACAGGCTATGCTTCTTCCATCTTCCGTGATTCCCCTTTTTAGAGTCGCATCATCAAGATCACTAATGAGAGCCTTTAAAATCTCATGGCATATGGAAATCTTGGCTCTGTTCGCATTTTTTGGAATGCTTGCATCAAATGTCATCTTTATAACAGAAATGTTATTTGGAAATAGTAGTTGGATCAACAACCTTGGAGGAACTATGGGAACCACTGCAAGAGTCCCATATGctgttattcttcttcttgcctgTACATCAATAGTTTTCATGCTGTATTTGGCAGTTACACCATTGAAATCCGTGAGTGACGGGCCTGAAAATGAAATATGGACCTCGCATACCTGGAAGTATCAGCACGAGTTGTCTGAGGTAAGGGAAGACGACGATCAGGATAAAATTGCTTCTGATGAAGATCAAATGTTTCCAGCGGAACCTACCTTGGAGAATTCCACAGAGAGCCATCATGATAAATCAGTTATTGAGGTGAATCTTCTGCAGTCTGGTACAACCATGGATCCTGAAGATGAGCATTATCAATCTCACAATTCCAATGACAATGGTCCTTGCACTTCCCCTGTTTATTCTACTGTGGAACCAATACCCATTAATGAAGTTGATTTGGAAACTGTGGATAAGTTGTCTGCTGGTAATTCATCAGATCCCAGTGTATTAAAAAGAGTTGATCAGATGGAACCAGTTCAAAAAGACTTGGCATTAGAAGGGGATAATTACACAGATAAAGATAGCGAAGGGACTTTGGAGCTTGAGGAGTCTCTCAGGGAACCAATGTCAGCAACAGCAACTGAGGATTCAGGATCTGTTCATTGTGTCAAAGTACAAGGTTTTGATGGTGGTAATGGCAGTGGAAGCTTGTCCAAACTGTCTGGATTAGGTCGTGCAGCTCGACGTCAGTTGGCAGCCATCTTGGATGAATTCTGGGGTTACCTTTTTGATTTTCATGGGAAGCTAACACAAGAAGCCATGGTTAAAAAGTTTGATGTTTTATTGGGAATGGATACAAAAGCAGTTAATTTTTCTGTGAAAATGGATGCAGTAACAGAGTCCTCTAATAGTTTCTTTAAAGATACAGATAGGGCAACGATTTTCCCAGCCAATTCAATTGAATATAACTCTCCTAAGGGAAGGAACTTGTCCAGTTTAGAGTTCCTTTATGGAGCTAAGATGGGAATGACATCTTGGTCTCACGACATGCATCTATCAAATACTCCTTTGCAAAGCTCGTCTAGCAGCCTACTTGAGCCTGTACAAAAGACTTACTCCAGCTTGCACCTGCCTCAGTATTCTGATAATCGGGATTACCAGCCAGCAACAATACACGGGTACCAGATTGCATCTAATGTAAAAGGAATTGGTGCAGGGAGAAGTCCTTATTCCTCATATGCTTCACTGGACCCTCCAACTACTATCAAATCTGCTGTGCCTTTTGTTCCAAGTCTCAGAGATTCAGTCTCGTATGCACATAGGCAGGCTGGACTGAACTCGCTTAGAACATCTGGTTTGCACAACCCAACAGTGTCTAGAGCAAGCGGAGTGCAAATAGAAGCCCCTTATTATGATCACGGCTTTGTTGAATCTATAGAGAGTGTTGACTCTTCTTCCTATGCAAAGAAATACCATAGCTCTCCAGACATTTCTGCACTTATTGCTGCTAGCAGGAATGCCTTGATGAATGAGATGAAGTGGGGCGAACCTATTGGTCCCAAGCCATTCTTGGGTCGGATGACATCTGGACAGTCACAATTTAACCCTTTATCCAAGACTGGATTTCCTTTGGCATTTGATGAAATTTCTCCACCCAAACTCCATGAGGATGTCTTTTCTCTTCAGTCAAACTTGAACCAAAGTGCTAAGTCTCTTTGGTCCAGACAACCATTCGAACAATTATTTGGTGTGATGAATAGAGAGCAGAGTAGGGGGGATGAATCACTTAATGACAGAATGAGAATTGCTTCTAGAGAAACTCTTTCGTATTCAGAGTTGGAAGCTAAGTTACTCCAAGCTCTCCAATTTTGTATTGTGAAGCTCCTGAACTTGGAGGGATCAGACTGGCTGTTTAGACAAAATGGTGGCTGTGACGAGGAACTTGTTAATCAAGTGGTTTTGAATGTGAAAACATTGCGAGAATCCGGAACTCATGAAATTAATCAGTTGTACTCCAGTGAGATTCAGTACTCGTCTTCAGTTCGAAAGCCTATTTTGGTCCAGAAAAACGAGGATGCAGATTCTGCTTTTCCTTTGTCATTGCCTAATTGTGGTGAGAGTTGTATATGGCGTGCATCCCTGGTTGTGAGTTTTGGAGTTTGGTGTGTTCGGCGCATCTTGGAGCTGTCGCTTGTGGAGAGTCGGCCAGAGCTTTGGGGAAAATACACTTATGTTCTCAACCGCCTTCAG GGAATTCTTGATCTTGCATTCCTGAAGCCCCGGCGTCCCCTTGCCAACTGTTTATGTTTTGAAGAACAACTAAAAGATATGAAGACTTTCAACTGCTCATTGCCAAATATATCATACAAAATTGGAAAACCAATCAAGGGATCCTTTACGACAGCAAATATGATTCTCGATATCATTAAAGATGTTGAAATTGCAGTTGCTGGTCGCAAGGGCCGGACGGGCACTGCAGCAGGGGATATTGCATTTCCGAAAGGGAAAGAAAACTTGGCTTCGGTGTTGAAGCGATACAAGCGTCGGCTCTCAAACAAGTTTCCTGGAGCCCATGAAGGTACTTCAGCTCGCAAGACCCCTGCAAATTCCTTGGTTTTATAG
- the LOC135678100 gene encoding protein ETHYLENE-INSENSITIVE 2-like isoform X3, with amino-acid sequence METAGHVASNLFPSLGPALMISMGYIDLGKWVAAVEGGARFGYDLVFLVLFFNLTAIFCQYLATCVGMVTQKNLAQICSEEYCRSACIALGVQAALSMITSELTMILGIAYGINLLTSVDLWACICLAAVGAVFLPFITLLGKRLNEEIYIIIAGFSLLFYVLGVLISQPEIPLVMDVIFPKLSGENSYLLMALLGSNIMAHNFYIQSSIVQVFGTPIAPIAIFLVLLFSSQITSLTWNIGGRLILQYLFGANLSSWVHHFFVKALSVVPALCCATCAGSEGIYQLLIFCQIIQAMLLPSSVIPLFRVASSRSLMRAFKISWHMEILALFAFFGMLASNVIFITEMLFGNSSWINNLGGTMGTTARVPYAVILLLACTSIVFMLYLAVTPLKSVSDGPENEIWTSHTWKYQHELSEVREDDDQDKIASDEDQMFPAEPTLENSTESHHDKSVIEVNLLQSGTTMDPEDEHYQSHNSNDNGPCTSPVYSTVEPIPINEVDLETVDKLSAGNSSDPSVLKRVDQMEPVQKDLALEGDNYTDKDSEGTLELEESLREPMSATATEDSGSVHCVKVQGFDGGNGSGSLSKLSGLGRAARRQLAAILDEFWGYLFDFHGKLTQEAMVKKFDVLLGMDTKAVNFSVKMDAVTESSNSFFKDTDRATIFPANSIEYNSPKGRNLSSLEFLYGAKMGMTSWSHDMHLSNTPLQSSSSSLLEPVQKTYSSLHLPQYSDNRDYQPATIHGYQIASNVKGIGAGRSPYSSYASLDPPTTIKSAVPFVPSLRDSVSYAHRQAGLNSLRTSGLHNPTVSRASGVQIEAPYYDHGFVESIESVDSSSYAKKYHSSPDISALIAASRNALMNEMKWGEPIGPKPFLGRMTSGQSQFNPLSKTGFPLAFDEISPPKLHEDVFSLQSNLNQSAKSLWSRQPFEQLFGVMNREQSRGDESLNDRMRIASRETLSYSELEAKLLQALQFCIVKLLNLEGSDWLFRQNGGCDEELVNQVVLNVKTLRESGTHEINQLYSSEIQYSSSVRKPILVQKNEDADSAFPLSLPNCGESCIWRASLVVSFGVWCVRRILELSLVESRPELWGKYTYVLNRLQGILDLAFLKPRRPLANCLCFEEQLKDMKTFNCSLPNISYKIGKPIKGSFTTANMILDIIKDVEIAVAGRKGRTGTAAGDIAFPKGKENLASVLKRYKRRLSNKFPGAHEGTSARKTPANSLVL; translated from the exons ATGGAAACAGCTGGACACGTAGCATCTAATCTTTTCCCTTCTCTTGGTCCTGCACTTATGATATCTATGGGATATATTGACCTTGGAAAGTGGGTGGCAGCTGTGGAGGGCGGGGCCCGATTTGGATATGATCTTGTGTTCTTAGTACTCTTCTTCAATTTAACTGCAATTTTTTGCCAGTACCTTGCGACATGTGTTGGCATGGTCACACAAAAGAATCTTGCCCAG ATTTGCAGCGAGGAATATTGCAGATCGGCATGCATAGCATTGGGAGTTCAAGCAGCATTATCCATGATTACTTCTGAACTTACTATG ATACTGGGAATTGCATATGGGATCAATCTTTTAACCAGTGTTGACTTATGGGCGTGCATCTGTTTAGCTGCAGTCGGTGCTGTTTTCCTGCCATTTATCACCTTGTTG GGGAAAAGGTTGAATGAAGAAATATACATAATCATAGCAGGGTTTTCTTTGCTATTTTATGTACTTGGTGTACTAATTAGTCAACCAGAAATCCCTCTTGTTATGGATGTGATTTTTCCCAAGCTGAGTGGCGAAAATTCCTACTTGCTTATGGCTCTTCTTGGTTCAAATATAATGGCACATAACTTCTATATCCAATCTTCAATTGTCCAG GTTTTTGGGACTCCTATTGCACCTATCGCAATTTTTCTGGTCCTCCTCTTCTCTAGTCAGATTACTTCTCTAACTTGGAATATTGGAGGGCGACTGATCTTGCAATATCTTTTTGGTGCAAACCTCTCATCGTGGGTTCATCATTTCTTTGTTAAAGCTCTTTCCGTTGTTCCAGCTCTCTGCTGCGCAACATGTGCAGGTTCTGAAGGGATATATCAGTTGCTTATTTTCTGTCAAATCATACAGGCTATGCTTCTTCCATCTTCCGTGATTCCCCTTTTTAGAGTCGCATCATCAAGATCACTAATGAGAGCCTTTAAAATCTCATGGCATATGGAAATCTTGGCTCTGTTCGCATTTTTTGGAATGCTTGCATCAAATGTCATCTTTATAACAGAAATGTTATTTGGAAATAGTAGTTGGATCAACAACCTTGGAGGAACTATGGGAACCACTGCAAGAGTCCCATATGctgttattcttcttcttgcctgTACATCAATAGTTTTCATGCTGTATTTGGCAGTTACACCATTGAAATCCGTGAGTGACGGGCCTGAAAATGAAATATGGACCTCGCATACCTGGAAGTATCAGCACGAGTTGTCTGAGGTAAGGGAAGACGACGATCAGGATAAAATTGCTTCTGATGAAGATCAAATGTTTCCAGCGGAACCTACCTTGGAGAATTCCACAGAGAGCCATCATGATAAATCAGTTATTGAGGTGAATCTTCTGCAGTCTGGTACAACCATGGATCCTGAAGATGAGCATTATCAATCTCACAATTCCAATGACAATGGTCCTTGCACTTCCCCTGTTTATTCTACTGTGGAACCAATACCCATTAATGAAGTTGATTTGGAAACTGTGGATAAGTTGTCTGCTGGTAATTCATCAGATCCCAGTGTATTAAAAAGAGTTGATCAGATGGAACCAGTTCAAAAAGACTTGGCATTAGAAGGGGATAATTACACAGATAAAGATAGCGAAGGGACTTTGGAGCTTGAGGAGTCTCTCAGGGAACCAATGTCAGCAACAGCAACTGAGGATTCAGGATCTGTTCATTGTGTCAAAGTACAAGGTTTTGATGGTGGTAATGGCAGTGGAAGCTTGTCCAAACTGTCTGGATTAGGTCGTGCAGCTCGACGTCAGTTGGCAGCCATCTTGGATGAATTCTGGGGTTACCTTTTTGATTTTCATGGGAAGCTAACACAAGAAGCCATGGTTAAAAAGTTTGATGTTTTATTGGGAATGGATACAAAAGCAGTTAATTTTTCTGTGAAAATGGATGCAGTAACAGAGTCCTCTAATAGTTTCTTTAAAGATACAGATAGGGCAACGATTTTCCCAGCCAATTCAATTGAATATAACTCTCCTAAGGGAAGGAACTTGTCCAGTTTAGAGTTCCTTTATGGAGCTAAGATGGGAATGACATCTTGGTCTCACGACATGCATCTATCAAATACTCCTTTGCAAAGCTCGTCTAGCAGCCTACTTGAGCCTGTACAAAAGACTTACTCCAGCTTGCACCTGCCTCAGTATTCTGATAATCGGGATTACCAGCCAGCAACAATACACGGGTACCAGATTGCATCTAATGTAAAAGGAATTGGTGCAGGGAGAAGTCCTTATTCCTCATATGCTTCACTGGACCCTCCAACTACTATCAAATCTGCTGTGCCTTTTGTTCCAAGTCTCAGAGATTCAGTCTCGTATGCACATAGGCAGGCTGGACTGAACTCGCTTAGAACATCTGGTTTGCACAACCCAACAGTGTCTAGAGCAAGCGGAGTGCAAATAGAAGCCCCTTATTATGATCACGGCTTTGTTGAATCTATAGAGAGTGTTGACTCTTCTTCCTATGCAAAGAAATACCATAGCTCTCCAGACATTTCTGCACTTATTGCTGCTAGCAGGAATGCCTTGATGAATGAGATGAAGTGGGGCGAACCTATTGGTCCCAAGCCATTCTTGGGTCGGATGACATCTGGACAGTCACAATTTAACCCTTTATCCAAGACTGGATTTCCTTTGGCATTTGATGAAATTTCTCCACCCAAACTCCATGAGGATGTCTTTTCTCTTCAGTCAAACTTGAACCAAAGTGCTAAGTCTCTTTGGTCCAGACAACCATTCGAACAATTATTTGGTGTGATGAATAGAGAGCAGAGTAGGGGGGATGAATCACTTAATGACAGAATGAGAATTGCTTCTAGAGAAACTCTTTCGTATTCAGAGTTGGAAGCTAAGTTACTCCAAGCTCTCCAATTTTGTATTGTGAAGCTCCTGAACTTGGAGGGATCAGACTGGCTGTTTAGACAAAATGGTGGCTGTGACGAGGAACTTGTTAATCAAGTGGTTTTGAATGTGAAAACATTGCGAGAATCCGGAACTCATGAAATTAATCAGTTGTACTCCAGTGAGATTCAGTACTCGTCTTCAGTTCGAAAGCCTATTTTGGTCCAGAAAAACGAGGATGCAGATTCTGCTTTTCCTTTGTCATTGCCTAATTGTGGTGAGAGTTGTATATGGCGTGCATCCCTGGTTGTGAGTTTTGGAGTTTGGTGTGTTCGGCGCATCTTGGAGCTGTCGCTTGTGGAGAGTCGGCCAGAGCTTTGGGGAAAATACACTTATGTTCTCAACCGCCTTCAG GGAATTCTTGATCTTGCATTCCTGAAGCCCCGGCGTCCCCTTGCCAACTGTTTATGTTTTGAAGAACAACTAAAAGATATGAAGACTTTCAACTGCTCATTGCCAAATATATCATACAAAATTGGAAAACCAATCAAGGGATCCTTTACGACAGCAAATATGATTCTCGATATCATTAAAGATGTTGAAATTGCAGTTGCTGGTCGCAAGGGCCGGACGGGCACTGCAGCAGGGGATATTGCATTTCCGAAAGGGAAAGAAAACTTGGCTTCGGTGTTGAAGCGATACAAGCGTCGGCTCTCAAACAAGTTTCCTGGAGCCCATGAAGGTACTTCAGCTCGCAAGACCCCTGCAAATTCCTTGGTTTTATAG